In one Amyelois transitella isolate CPQ chromosome 22, ilAmyTran1.1, whole genome shotgun sequence genomic region, the following are encoded:
- the LOC132903206 gene encoding uncharacterized protein K02A2.6-like — MPIGKIEPFDLTSKQWPAYVRRVDQFILLNEIKPELKVSMLITVVGEATYSLMCDLCAPANPEDKTYTELVELVKVHLEPQRSEIAERHIFRQRRQRVGESLTEYLQALKHLAVTCNFGNRLEEDLRDQFVSGLASELLRSRIFAERTIDYKKAVELALALEAADRHAETSGVGGQHAAGSTGGGAAGEGLHAVRARRGAGAAAAGPGARAGGARCWRCGKSHSADRCRYANYNCDNCNKRGHLRVMCGKVGDRVAVNSESRQNYVHECSEEDDFFNLVVSSYRGNDPYFVKIRVNSEILQFEIDTGSRISAINNSDYELLFRNSKMHSDNLILRSYSGSKIEPLGYILVDIKFKDVTANNVRLYVIEKGGPPLLGRDWLKALKITQITVNKLIEEDQLVSQLCREFPEVFSVKLGTCKKTLRLQLTDYAGVYYRARPVPLALRERIERELERLQRDGSIYRVEHSDFGTPIVPVVKSNGEIRICGDYKITINPKLKRDHYPLPRIEELLANLSNGDEFTKIDLRHAYEQVLLDPASQKFTTITTHVGTFAYRRTPYGLSCVPEQFQKLMEETLRGIPGTVVFLDDVCITGVDRASHMRNLRAVLDRLRQMGLTIKLEKCSFLQKSVKYLGFIIDKNGLRPDPEKLDAIAKIPVPTDVTQLKSFLGLLNYYGKFIPNLSSILNPLHNLLKKDNQWDWNPSCAIAFDNAKKSLLSDKVLAHYEEGRPLVLSVDSSAYGIGAVLAHRYPDGSERPVSCASRTLNQAERNYSQLDKEALAIYYGILKHHQFLYGRHFTLRSDHKPLTYIFGEKRGIPQTAASRLQRWAARLAGYDFKIEFVRSADNGPADTLSRLPLSHERAFVPHIDYLHFVEETLPIDFIDVAKETQKDTVLCKVLGYLMFGWPSSPTCDEEKVFFARKQDLFADRGCIIYKYRVVIPFKLRSQVLKEVHSGHLGMNKMKNIARNYVYWPNIDKDIEEMCRACEACRSVHDAPARAPLHPWEYPLHPWQRLHVDFFDCAGKRFLILVDAHSKWIETIAMAGTSASATITVLRSIFARFGIPSQLVSDNGPPFFSTEFKQYCDTNKIRHSTSAPYRPQGNGEAENAVKTVKKVLKRALFEKEDMFAALYKFLFQYRNCEHATTGVSPAVALLGRRLRGRLDALRPGGAAVVRDAQDKQAAAAPGRRARFSLGDDVLPRDYSKTGHKWTKGRISEVTGPVSCKVKVGESTEWRRHHNQIVPLTTKNRYSLSRASTSKDETQGSDGKDVQPEFVSGGNGMCEGPVGVEPEVLINSENEFEDAVEATGVRSESRPSLLPVVSDRAMRAYRRAMNKDVNNK; from the coding sequence atgcCGATCGGTAAAATTGAACCTTTCGATCTAACATCTAAACAATGGCCGGCTTATGTAAGACGTGTTGATCAATTCATTCTGCTTAACGAAATCAAACCGGAATTAAAAGTGTCGATGTTAATAACGGTAGTAGGCGAGGCGACATATAGCTTAATGTGTGATTTGTGTGCGCCGGCCAACCCGGAAGATAAGACCTATACAGAACTCGTGGAGCTGGTCAAAGTTCATCTCGAGCCGCAACGGTCAGAAATAGCCGAAAGACATATTTTTCGACAGAGGAGACAGCGAGTAGGGGAATCTCTGACCGAGTACCTTCAGGCGCTCAAACATCTCGCCGTCACCTGTAACTTCGGCAACCGACTCGAGGAGGACCTCAGAGACCAGTTCGTGTCGGGTCTAGCGAGCGAGCTACTGAGATCTCGGATTTTTGCCGAGAGAACGATAGATTATAAGAAAGCGGTGGAGCTAGCTCTGGCTCTGGAAGCGGCAGACCGGCACGCCGAGACGAGCGGCGTGGGCGGACAGCACGCGGCCGGGAGCACGGGCGGAGGAGCGGCCGGCGAGGGGCTGCACGCGGTGCGAGCCCGGCGCGGCGCCGGCGCGGCCGCGGCCGGGCCGGGCGCGCGGGCCGGCGGCGCCCGCTGCTGGCGGTGCGGCAAGAGTCATTCGGCGGACAGATGCCGCTACGCTAATTACAATTGTGATAACTGCAATAAGCGGGGCCATTTACGTGTGATGTGCGGTAAAGTCGGTGATCGTGTAGCGGTTAATAGTGAGTCGCGGCAAAATTATGTGCACGAGTGTTCGGAAGAGGATGATTTCTTCAATTTGGTGGTATCGTCGTATCGAGGTAACGAtccttattttgttaaaatccgAGTGAATTCTGAGATTTTGCAGTTCGAAATAGACACGGGTAGTCGTATATcggcaataaataatagtgaTTACGAGTTATTGTTTAGAAACAGTAAAATGCATTCTGATAATTTGATATTACGAAGCTATTCTGGCTCAAAAATTGAACCTCTCGGATACATCCTGGTTGACATTAAATTCAAAGACGTCACGGCAAACAATGTCCGTTTGTATGTGATTGAAAAGGGTGGGCCGCCCCTACTCGGTCGTGATTGGTTAAAGGCATTAAAAATCACACAAATTAccgtgaataaattaattgaagagGACCAATTAGTGAGCCAGTTATGTAGAGAATTTCCTGaagttttttctgttaaattaggtacatgtaaaaaaacattacgaCTACAGCTCACAGACTACGCCGGTGTGTACTACCGAGCGCGGCCCGTGCCGCTAGCGCTGCGCGAGCGCATCGAGCGCGAACTCGAACGTTTACAACGCGACGGCTCCATATACAGAGTGGAACACTCGGACTTCGGGACTCCTATTGTACCCGTGGTCAAAAGTAACGGTGAAATTAGGATATGCGGGGACTATAAAATAACGATCAACCCCAAGCTGAAACGCGATCATTACCCACTCCCGCGCATAGAGGAGTTGTTGGCCAATTTGAGTAATGGGGatgaatttacaaaaattgacTTACGACATGCGTACGAACAAGTTTTATTAGATCCCGCATCACAAAAATTTACGACGATCACAACACACGTCGGAACGTTCGCATACCGCAGGACACCGTATGGCTTGTCGTGTGTACCGGAACAGTTTCAAAAACTAATGGAGGAGACGTTACGCGGTATTCCAGGCACGGTCGTATTTTTGGACGACGTTTGTATcaccggggtagacagagcctcaCACATGCGTAATCTGCGAGCTGTACTCGACCGACTCCGTCAAATGGGTCTCACTATAAAATTGGAGAAATGTAGTTTTTTACAGAAAAGTGTGAAGTATCTGGGCTTTATTATTGATAAGAATGGGCTTCGCCCCGACCCGGAGAAACTAGACGCGATTGCTAAAATACCTGTACCCACGGATGTCACTCAGTTGAAAAGTTTTCTCGGGTTACTTAATTACTACGGTAAATTTATACCAAACCTAAGTTCAATACTGAACCCATTAcataatcttttaaaaaaagacaatcaGTGGGATTGGAACCCAAGTTGCGCTATAGCTTTTGATAATGCAAAGAAATCTTTGCTGAGCGACAAAGTGTTGGCCCATTATGAGGAGGGGCGGCCGCTCGTGTTGTCGGTGGACAGTAGCGCGTACGGCATAGGCGCCGTCCTGGCGCACCGCTACCCGGACGGCAGCGAGCGTCCCGTCAGCTGTGCCTCGCGCACACTAAACCAAGCTGAACGCAACTACAGTCAACTTGATAAAGAAGCGTTAGCTATTTACTATGGCATTTTGAAACATCATCAGTTTTTATATGGAAGGCATTTCACACTGCGGTCTGATCATAAGCCTCTCACGTACATTTTTGGTGAAAAAAGAGGTATCCCTCAGACCGCGGCTAGTCGACTACAGCGCTGGGCGGCGCGGCTAGCAggttatgattttaaaatagaatttgttAGATCAGCGGATAATGGTCCGGCTGATACATTATCACGGTTGCCACTGTCACATGAGCGAGCGTTTGTTCCTCatattgattatttacattttgttgaAGAGACGTTGCCTATTGATTTTATAGATGTCGCTAAAGAGACTCAAAAAGACACTGTGCTTTGTAAAGTGTTAGGTTACTTGATGTTTGGTTGGCCGTCATCGCCTACTTGTGACGAAGAGAAAGTATTCTTTGCTAGAAAGCAAGACTTGTTTGCGGACCGCggttgtattatttataaatatagggTAGTAATTCCATTTAAGTTACGATCTCAAGTTTTAAAAGAAGTTCATAGTGGTCATCTAGGTATGaataaaatgaagaatatCGCTAggaattatgtttattggcCAAACATTGACAAAGATATAGAAGAAATGTGTCGCGCTTGCGAGGCGTGCCGGTCCGTACACGACGCGCCGGCGCGAGCGCCGCTCCACCCGTGGGAGTACCCGCTGCACCCTTGGCAAAGACTACATGTAGACTTTTTCGATTGCGCTGGTAAAAGGTTTTTGATTTTGGTTGACGCACATTCAAAGTGGATAGAGACCATTGCTATGGCGGGTACTTCGGCGAGTGCGACGATAACGGTTTTAAGATCTATTTTCGCTAGATTTGGCATACCATCACAATTAGTATCCGATAACGGCCCGCCATTTTTTTCTACCGAATTTAAGCAATATTgtgatacaaataaaataagacattCTACATCTGCACCATACAGGCCCCAGGGTAACGGCGAGGCAGAGAATGCTGTCAAAACggtaaaaaaggttttaaaacGTGCATTGTTCGAAAAAGAAGACATGTTTGCTGccctttataaatttttatttcaatatcgcAATTGCGAACACGCGACGACCGGTGTCTCGCCCGCGGTGGCGCTGCTCGGGCGCCGGCTGCGGGGCCGGCTGGACGCGCTGCGGCCCGGCGGCGCGGCCGTGGTGCGCGACGCGCAGGACAAACAGGCGGCCGCCGCGCCCGGCCGGCGTGCACGTTTCTCGCTGGGTGATGATGTACTCCCACGAGACTATTCCAAAACGGGGCATAAATGGACTAAAGGGCGCATCTCTGAAGTTACCGGGCCTGTCTCTTGCAAAGTAAAAGTTGGGGAATCCACCGAATGGCGTAGACACCACAATCAAATCGTTCCGCTTACTACGAAAAATCGATACTCTCTCTCTCGTGCCAGTACGTCAAAGGATGAGACCCAGGGGTCTGATGGTAAGGATGTGCAGCCCGAGTTTGTGTCGGGGGGGAACGGTATGTGTGAGGGCCCGGTCGGGGTCGAACCGgaggttttaataaattccGAAAATGAATTCGAAGACGCGGTAGAAGCTACGGGAGTGCGATCCGAGTCGAGGCCCTCCCTATTGCCGGTTGTCTCAGATCGAGCCATGAGAGCTTACAGAAGGGCGATGAATAAAGATGTTAACAACAAATAA